The Gemmatimonadales bacterium nucleotide sequence GCCGCTGACCGGCGGCGACCTGTTCGTCACCTCGTCGCTATCGCGGCTGGCGGTGAGCGGTCAGCAGACTACCCGAACCTACTCCTCCACTCCTTTCTCGATCGGATTGCGCCAGGGTCTCTTCCGTCCGAACACCGACGGCTGGGATCGACGTGAGCAACCGGTGCGAAGCGAGCTGGCCGAGCGGGGCTATCGCGAGGCCAAGGAAGACATTGCGATCCAGACCACCAGCCTCTTCTTCGATGTCTATGCCGCGAAGATGGCGCTCGACAACGCCGCACGAAACGTCGGGGTCAACGACACGCTCTACCGACTCAACCAGGGGCGGTTCGAAGTCGGCCGGATCGGCGAGAACGATCTGCTTCAGAGCGAGCTGGCGCTGCTCCGCAGCCGCAATGCGCTCGACGGCGCCCGACTCGAATACCAGCGCACGCAGGCGGCGCTCCGCACCTCACTCGACCTCGCGCCCGACGCCGCGATCGATCTCGCGGTACCGACGACGGTCCCGACTGTCACGGTCGACACACTCCTCGCGTCGAGCGAGGCACTCCGGAACCGGGCCGCCGTTACCGATGCCGAACTGCAGGTGATTCAGGCGGACCGTCGGGTCAATGAGGCCAGGCTCGCCAACGGAATCGGAGCCACCGTTCAGGCGAGCTATGGCTTCAACGCCACCGCACCCGAGATGAGCCTGGCCTACTCGAACCTGCTCGAGGCGCGCCAGTTTACGCTCTCGGTCGAGGTACCGCTGATTCGCTGGGGTGCCCAGAAGGGCGAGGTCCAGGCCGCCCAGGCCGAGCGCCAACGCACGGAGAGCAACACGACGCTGGCACTCCGCCAGACGGCCAACGAGGGCCACTTCGCCGCGCTCGAACTCGCGCAAGCTGCCCGCGCCCTGACCATCTCGGCCAAAGCCGACACGGTCGCAACCAAGCGTTTCGAGGTGGCGTACAACCGGTACGTGATCGGGCGGATCACGATCGACAATCTCTACATTGCCCAGGCAGAGAAGGACCAGGCCGTGGCGCAGTTCGTTCAGGCCATGCGTGGGTACTGGCATGCCTACTACCGCCTCCGTCGGCTCACCCTTTTCGACTTCGTGGCGAACCAGCCCATCCACTAACAGCGATTCGACGGTTCGTGCGTTGCGCGTCACCTTTGCTGCAGGTTTCAGCGCCTGCGCCTTCCGCCCTTGGCGGCAACCGCCGCGGCGCTGAATGAGGCGACCTGCACCTGCGTCACCTACGATCTGACCTCGGTCGTGGCCGGCCGACTGACAGCGCTGGATGCATACGTCGTCAACCGACTCGAAACAGCACGTCCGCTTTCGGGTATCGAGCCAATGCGCGTTCCCGCAGCGCGCGGTGCTTCGGCTGCTCGAGCCCTGGATCGGCGTCGATGATGGTCTGAGCCAGTTCTCGCGCCTGACCCAACAGGTCGGTGTCCTCCGGAAATCGCGCCACCCGGATCTCCGCGCTACCGGATTGTCGCTCACCCAGAATGTCACCCTGCCGCCGCTCCTCCAGATCGAGTTCGGCAATCCGAAAACCGTCATCGGTCGCGGCGAACGACTTGAGCCGGTCGGTCGGAACCCGCACGATCAGGATGCAGTGGCTCTGCTGCCCACCGCGACCGACTCGGCCCCGCAACTGATGCAGTTGCGCCAGCCCGAAACGCTCGGGATGCTCGATCATCATGGTCGTCGCATTCGGCACATCGATGCCGACTTCGATGACGGTGGTGGCCACCAGCACCTGAATTCGGCCCTCGCGAAACGCCCGCATGATTTCATCGCGCTGGGGCGCCTTGAGCTGACCGTGGACCAGACCGACCTCGACATCGTCCCAGCGCCCGGCCAGGGAGTCGGCCATGGTCTTCGCAGCCAGCAGATCGGCCTTCTCGGTCTCTTCGATGACCGGCAGGACGATGTACGCCTGACGCCCGGCCTGACACTCCGCATGGATGAAGTCGAGTACCTTGTCTCGCTGGCTGGGTGAACGAAGGGCCGTTCGGATGGAGCCACGCCCCGGAGGGCGCTCTTTGATGACGCTGACGTCGAGGTCACCATATCGCGTCAGCGCCAGCGAGCGCGGAATCGGCGTGGCGGACAGGAGGAGCACGTCGGGTGCCACACCCTTGGCCATCAAGGCCGCACGCTGCTCCACCCCGAACCGATGCTGCTCGTCGATGACCGTGAGGCCAAGCCGCTGGAAGGTGACGGTGTCCTGAACCAACGCATGCGTACCAACTACGATCCGCATTCCCCCAGACGCGAGCTGCTTGCGCACCTTGTCTTTCTCGCCGGCCGTGAGCCGGCCGACCAGCAGCCCAGGCGCAATCCCCAGCGGGGTGAGCAGCCGGGTCAGCGTCGCGTGGTGCTGCTCAGCCAGCAACTCGGTCGGCGCCATCAACGCCGCCTGGTAGTCGTTCTCGACCGCCAGCAGCATCGCAAACAGAGCGACCAGTGTCTTGCCCGTGCCGACATCTCCCATCAGCAGGCGGTGCATCCGATCGGGAGCGGTCATGTCCGCAGTAATCTCGCGGATGGCCCGGCGCTGATCCTCGGTCAGCGGCCACGGCAGGCTGTCCTTGAGCCGCGTGGTGAGTTCCCGTTTGACTTCGAACGCCACACCCTGCCTGGTTCGCTTGGCGACGTGGCGGGCTCGGCCAAGCATGAGCTGGAGGTCGAGCAACTCATCGAGGGCAAGGCGACGACGACCCGACTCCGCCTCGGCGCTTGACGACGGCTGGTGCACCGCACGCAGCGCCTCGGGCAGCGGCGGCAGCGCAAACCGTCGCCGCAGCTCCTCGGGCAGGATTTCCGCCGAGAGCCCCACCAGCGCGTCAAGATGCCGGGCAATCAGGCCGCGAATGATCTTGTGACTGAGCCCCTGCGTCGCCGGATATACCGGCAGCACCCGGCCGGCCGAGAGCGGATCGCCCTCGTCTTCCTCTTCTGCCAGAATGATGAACTCACGGGGGGCCAGCTGGCGGCCATGGTAGAAGCGGACCGGGCCGGCCACGAGCAGGGTTTGCCCGACCTGAATCGTTCGATCCATGAACGCCTGGCCCGGCCAGACACATTCGATGGCGCCGGTGGCGTCACGCAGCACGGCGTGAAAGATCCGCAGACCGCGCTTGGTCGGCAGGGTGCCCTTGGAAATGACTTTGCCGACTGCCGCCG carries:
- a CDS encoding TolC family protein, which encodes MTPLGLVAVLTAVLCSAAAGPAAAQDSLTLERTIAIAQDRGFPARSAKATRDAARYRDRAFYGRLLPQVSLSGTLPRYNRSIIQVIQPDGSTLFRPQDLTNSALTATVTQRLPLTGGDLFVTSSLSRLAVSGQQTTRTYSSTPFSIGLRQGLFRPNTDGWDRREQPVRSELAERGYREAKEDIAIQTTSLFFDVYAAKMALDNAARNVGVNDTLYRLNQGRFEVGRIGENDLLQSELALLRSRNALDGARLEYQRTQAALRTSLDLAPDAAIDLAVPTTVPTVTVDTLLASSEALRNRAAVTDAELQVIQADRRVNEARLANGIGATVQASYGFNATAPEMSLAYSNLLEARQFTLSVEVPLIRWGAQKGEVQAAQAERQRTESNTTLALRQTANEGHFAALELAQAARALTISAKADTVATKRFEVAYNRYVIGRITIDNLYIAQAEKDQAVAQFVQAMRGYWHAYYRLRRLTLFDFVANQPIH
- the recG gene encoding ATP-dependent DNA helicase RecG is translated as MAALSLETEVKFLKGIGERRAEALARLEIHTARDLLWHLPHRYIDASSVTPIARLQVGSDAAAVGKVISKGTLPTKRGLRIFHAVLRDATGAIECVWPGQAFMDRTIQVGQTLLVAGPVRFYHGRQLAPREFIILAEEEDEGDPLSAGRVLPVYPATQGLSHKIIRGLIARHLDALVGLSAEILPEELRRRFALPPLPEALRAVHQPSSSAEAESGRRRLALDELLDLQLMLGRARHVAKRTRQGVAFEVKRELTTRLKDSLPWPLTEDQRRAIREITADMTAPDRMHRLLMGDVGTGKTLVALFAMLLAVENDYQAALMAPTELLAEQHHATLTRLLTPLGIAPGLLVGRLTAGEKDKVRKQLASGGMRIVVGTHALVQDTVTFQRLGLTVIDEQHRFGVEQRAALMAKGVAPDVLLLSATPIPRSLALTRYGDLDVSVIKERPPGRGSIRTALRSPSQRDKVLDFIHAECQAGRQAYIVLPVIEETEKADLLAAKTMADSLAGRWDDVEVGLVHGQLKAPQRDEIMRAFREGRIQVLVATTVIEVGIDVPNATTMMIEHPERFGLAQLHQLRGRVGRGGQQSHCILIVRVPTDRLKSFAATDDGFRIAELDLEERRQGDILGERQSGSAEIRVARFPEDTDLLGQARELAQTIIDADPGLEQPKHRALRERALARYPKADVLFRVG